DNA from Candidatus Binatota bacterium:
CCTGCACGGTGGCCGCGCGTATGACCACGCGCACGCCAGCGTAACGCCTGCGCAGGGTCACCAGTATGTCGTGCAACGCGGCACCCGATCGCGAGGTAACTACGCCAATCGTGCGCGGCAGGAAGGGCAACTCGCGCTTGCGATCGTCGTCGAACAGGCCTTCTTCCTTCAGTTTGTTACGGAGTTTTTCCAGCGCCAGTCGCGCAGCGCCCTCGCCTGCCGGATGCATCGAGCGAGCGTAGAACTGCATGCGACCCTGCTTGGAGTAAACCGATACGCTGCCGCGACAGACCACTTCGTCGCCGGCCTCGGGTTCAAAGCTCAGCTTCTGGGCCGCGCTGCGCCACATGACGCAATCGATAGCGGCCTTCCCATCGCCCATGGTGAAATAGTTATGGCCGCTCGCCGGCTGCTTGAACGACAACAGCTCGCCGCTGAGCACCACGCTTGAAAACCCGGCCTCGAGGGTCTGCCCCAGCTCGGCAAGCAGTTCGCTCACCGTTACACTGTTATCGAGTGTGCCCTGTTGCGCCACGAGTCAGCGATCAGGGAACCGCCGGCGCAGCCGGCCCGTCGCTGAAACTGGCGACCTTGGAAAACACCTTCCAGGTGCGCAGCAGGTCAAAGGCCCGCTGCAGTTGTCGGTCGGTCACTTCGCCATCACCGGAAGAGCCGTCCGACGAAACCGCGTCCGATGAATCCGCGCCAGGGGAATCGTCTCCCGAAGAATCCCCATCCGAGGAGCCAGGGCCGTCCTTGACGCCTTCGTGGGCACCCTGGTCAAGCGCCTCTTCTTCAACATCCGGCGTTATGCCCGTGCCGTGAATCGATCGACCTGAAGGAGTGAAGTAACGAGCCGTGGTGAGCCGCAGGGCCGCGTCGTCTCCCAGCGGCAGTATGGTCTGCACCGAGCCCTTGCCGAAGGTGGAGGTACCCACCACCACGGCGCGGTTGTGATCCTGCAGCGCCCCGGCGACGATCTCGCTGGCCGACGCCGAGCCCCGGTTGACCAACACCACCATGGGGTAGGCCGGTTCGGTGGACTCGGCCGACGCGTAAAAGCGCTGGTTCTGGGTCTGCACGCGCCCGTCGGTGTAAACGATCAGCCCGGCATCAAGAAAGGTATCGGACACCGTTACCGCCTGGTCGAGCAAGCCACCAGGGTTGTTGCGCAGGTCGAGTACGAGTCCGTCGAGCACGCCGTCGTCGGCCCGGTCGCGCAACTCATCGAGGGCCTTGCGCAACTCGCGGCTGGTACCCTCCTGGAACTGGGCGAGCTTCACGTAGCCGTAATCACCTTGGCGCAGGTCGATATCCTTGACGCTGGCCACCTTGATCACCGCGCGCGTGATGGTCATGCTCACCAGCTCGACCTCGGACTCCCTGGCCACGGTCAGCGTGACGTCGGTGCCCTTGGGGCCGCGCATGAGCGAGACCGCATTCATCAACGCCATGCCCTTGGTCAACTGGCCGTCGATGGCGATTATGCGATCGCCGGGCTTGGCGCCGGCATGAAACGCGGGCGTGTCCTCGAGCGGGGTGATGATGGTGAGTACGTCATCACGCATGGTGATCTCAATGCCCAGGCCACCGAACCTGCCGCGCGTGTCGATCCGTAACTCGCTGTAGAGGTCGGGGGTGAGGTAGGCAGAGTGCGGGTCGAGGGCCGACATCACGCCGTTGATCGCGCCCTCGATCAGGGCGTCGGTCTCTACGTCGTCGACGTAGTTCTTCTGCACGATCGAGATTATGCGGGCAAAGGACTCAAGTTGCTCGTAGCCCTTGCGGGCGGCGTTGGCCACGCGGCCCGTGGTGGGAAGCAGGGCAACCACCGTGCAAGCCGCTACCGCGATAGCGAGAACTGCCAGTTTTTTACCGGCCAGGGCCTGTGAAAAGCGGGTTTTTTTAGTCGCGGGCTGTCTGCGTGAAGCCATACCGACTAAGTATATACCAAGGACTTCGAGGCTTCCAAAAGGGGGGGGGGCTTTCGCTTTCAGGGAGTGAAGGCGCCGCCGCCGCGGGCAAACCAATTAAGGGGGTCGGTGGTCTGCCCCTCGCGCCTGAGCTCGAAGTGCAGGGTGCGCGTGAGCGCCGAAACGCTGCCCACCTGCTGGCCGGCGCTGACGACGTCGCCCACCTCCCGGTCGAGGGCCGCCAGGCGCGCGTAAACAGTGTGAAATCGGTCGCCGTGACTAATGATCACGGTGTTTCCCATTCCCGGGAAGGGTCCGGCGAACACTATCTCTCCACGGGCCACCGACTTCACCCCGCGGTCGGAGGCCGCGAGCACGTCGAGACCCTGGCTGGTCGTACCCGGTCGTCGCCCCTCCTGCCCGAACACCCGCAGCAATTTGCCCGTCATTGGCACCTCGAGCTGCCCCTGTCGCCGCGAGAAGCTGCGCAGCCCTGTCCTCCCACGCAGCGACGAGCGGTGTCCCGAGCTGCCTCC
Protein-coding regions in this window:
- a CDS encoding S41 family peptidase — encoded protein: MASRRQPATKKTRFSQALAGKKLAVLAIAVAACTVVALLPTTGRVANAARKGYEQLESFARIISIVQKNYVDDVETDALIEGAINGVMSALDPHSAYLTPDLYSELRIDTRGRFGGLGIEITMRDDVLTIITPLEDTPAFHAGAKPGDRIIAIDGQLTKGMALMNAVSLMRGPKGTDVTLTVARESEVELVSMTITRAVIKVASVKDIDLRQGDYGYVKLAQFQEGTSRELRKALDELRDRADDGVLDGLVLDLRNNPGGLLDQAVTVSDTFLDAGLIVYTDGRVQTQNQRFYASAESTEPAYPMVVLVNRGSASASEIVAGALQDHNRAVVVGTSTFGKGSVQTILPLGDDAALRLTTARYFTPSGRSIHGTGITPDVEEEALDQGAHEGVKDGPGSSDGDSSGDDSPGADSSDAVSSDGSSGDGEVTDRQLQRAFDLLRTWKVFSKVASFSDGPAAPAVP